The Sporosarcina luteola genome contains a region encoding:
- a CDS encoding polysaccharide biosynthesis protein has protein sequence MGYKLRYLTFFILDSAIVLSAIFMSYYLLHPTIPVFSDTMILLSAITLLISHHIAAYFFHLYDRVWSVASVRELFIIGLAVTISVAAASGMQYLIKNDIYFRIMAITWMLHIIMIGGSRFFLRLIKDRESFINHVDKRRVLIVGAGKAGTMLARNLQRAKNPEHLPVAFVDDDPRKQYLKIMNITVQGKTKDIEKLVEKKKITDIIIAIPSLGRMGISSIYERCAKTGVKVKIMPKIEDVMTGKISVNDMRDVNIEDLLGREEVQLDLKAIADKLTNKTILVTGAGGSIGSEICRQVLEFRPKQLLLLGHGESSIYNTDMELRKKFTKNTNIIPIIADVQDRERIFDIIDQYKPDVIYHAAAHKHVPLMEANPMEAVKNNIFGTKNIAEAADMFSVSHFVLVSTDKAVNPPNIMGATKRFAEMIVQNLAKTSETKFAAVRFGNVLGSRGSVVPLFKQQIAQGGPVTVTDPEMTRYFMTIPEASRLVIQAGTLAMGGEVFVLDMGEPVKIIDLAKNLIRLSGYREEEIEIKFSGIRPGEKLYEELLNESERQSEYVYPKIYVGKATPISELEMEYVLDKLLGMEIYELKATLIGIANRKVPEVKSKLLLFETEYS, from the coding sequence TTGGGTTACAAATTACGATACCTTACATTTTTTATACTCGACTCAGCAATCGTACTTTCTGCAATATTCATGAGTTATTATTTGCTTCATCCAACGATTCCTGTATTTTCAGACACGATGATATTGTTAAGTGCAATTACTCTACTTATTAGTCACCACATTGCAGCTTATTTTTTTCACTTATACGATAGAGTTTGGAGTGTAGCCTCTGTCCGTGAGTTATTTATTATTGGACTAGCAGTTACAATTTCCGTAGCTGCCGCGAGTGGTATGCAATATCTTATTAAGAATGATATCTATTTTAGGATCATGGCGATTACATGGATGCTTCATATAATTATGATTGGTGGCTCTCGATTTTTTCTACGATTAATTAAAGATCGTGAATCATTTATAAATCACGTGGATAAAAGAAGGGTTCTCATTGTTGGAGCTGGTAAAGCTGGGACAATGCTTGCAAGAAATCTCCAACGTGCTAAAAATCCAGAGCATTTGCCGGTTGCTTTTGTAGATGATGACCCGAGAAAGCAGTACTTAAAAATTATGAATATAACAGTTCAGGGAAAAACAAAAGATATCGAGAAACTTGTGGAAAAAAAGAAAATTACGGACATTATTATCGCAATCCCATCACTTGGACGAATGGGGATAAGTAGCATTTATGAAAGATGTGCGAAAACGGGTGTGAAAGTAAAAATCATGCCCAAGATTGAAGACGTCATGACAGGAAAAATCTCGGTAAACGATATGCGTGATGTTAATATCGAGGATCTACTTGGTCGTGAAGAAGTGCAGCTTGATTTAAAAGCAATAGCAGATAAGTTAACGAACAAAACAATTCTTGTTACAGGTGCAGGCGGATCTATCGGTTCAGAAATTTGTCGGCAAGTACTTGAATTTCGACCGAAGCAATTGCTTCTCCTCGGTCATGGCGAAAGTTCAATTTATAATACAGACATGGAATTGAGAAAAAAGTTTACTAAGAATACGAATATCATTCCCATCATTGCTGATGTTCAAGATCGAGAACGTATTTTTGATATAATTGATCAATATAAACCTGATGTTATTTACCATGCCGCAGCACATAAACATGTCCCACTAATGGAAGCGAACCCGATGGAAGCAGTCAAAAACAACATATTTGGAACTAAAAACATCGCGGAAGCCGCAGACATGTTTAGCGTATCGCATTTTGTACTTGTGTCAACAGACAAAGCCGTCAACCCTCCAAACATCATGGGTGCAACAAAACGTTTTGCTGAAATGATTGTCCAAAATCTTGCAAAAACCAGCGAAACCAAGTTTGCCGCAGTTCGGTTTGGAAATGTTTTAGGATCTCGTGGCAGTGTTGTACCATTATTTAAACAGCAAATAGCACAAGGTGGTCCAGTAACCGTGACAGACCCTGAAATGACACGTTACTTTATGACAATCCCAGAAGCCTCTAGGCTCGTAATCCAAGCGGGTACCTTGGCAATGGGCGGCGAAGTGTTCGTCCTAGACATGGGCGAGCCGGTAAAAATCATAGATCTGGCGAAGAACTTAATTAGGCTGTCAGGGTATAGGGAAGAAGAAATTGAGATTAAATTCTCTGGTATTCGGCCTGGTGAGAAGCTGTATGAAGAGCTTCTGAATGAAAGTGAACGGCAAAGTGAATATGTTTATCCGAAGATTTATGTTGGGAAAGCTACACCAATAAGTGAGTTAGAGATGGAGTACGTATTGGATAAATTGCTTGGTATGGAGATATATGAGTTGAAGGCTACGCTTATAGGTATTGCGAATCGGAAGGTTCCAGAAGTTAAGAGTAAGTTGCTGTTGTTCGAAACGGAATATTCTTAA
- a CDS encoding glycosyltransferase family 4 protein: MNILLVTLAYPEDEKQTNLYTDLMSEFKKNGHDITVVCQRERRHKKQTEITPHQTIPVLRVRTGNITKTNIIEKGISTLLLEAQFIKAIKKHLRNKKFDLVLYSTPPITLEKVIRFLKVNQESMTYLLLKDIFPQNAVDIGLLQENSIIHKYFKKKEKALYNLSDVIGCMSEGNKQFLIKHNPEIDKRKVEVNPNTIIPTIMKTISPHSKIREQFNIPQDALFFIYGGNLGKPQGIDFLISSLNMYKNHEDIFFLIVGSGTEYTKIQKFLEMNKPMNIRLEAYMPKEQYDEVVRAADIGLIYLDERFTIPNIPSRLTAYMDNSIPVLAVADKNTDLKDIIHDARCGYYTPSGNEILFKETIEKIKNERESLKNLGENGRQYLEHYFHVSRSYEKIMKHFNR; encoded by the coding sequence ATGAATATCTTATTAGTTACCTTGGCGTATCCAGAAGATGAAAAACAAACTAATTTATATACAGATTTAATGTCAGAGTTCAAAAAAAATGGGCACGATATTACAGTTGTATGTCAGAGGGAGAGAAGACATAAAAAGCAGACTGAAATAACTCCTCACCAGACCATTCCCGTTTTGAGAGTACGAACAGGAAATATTACTAAAACGAATATAATAGAAAAAGGTATTAGTACGTTACTTTTAGAAGCCCAATTTATTAAAGCAATAAAAAAACATTTGAGAAATAAAAAATTTGATCTTGTTTTATATTCGACTCCACCAATAACGTTGGAGAAGGTAATTAGATTTTTAAAAGTTAATCAGGAATCCATGACCTATTTGTTGTTAAAAGACATTTTCCCTCAAAATGCGGTCGATATTGGTTTATTACAGGAAAACAGTATTATCCATAAGTATTTTAAGAAGAAAGAAAAAGCACTTTATAATTTAAGTGATGTTATAGGTTGTATGTCTGAAGGTAATAAACAATTCTTAATTAAACATAATCCTGAAATTGATAAAAGGAAGGTAGAAGTAAACCCCAACACAATAATACCTACAATTATGAAAACAATATCTCCTCATAGCAAAATTAGAGAACAATTTAATATACCTCAAGATGCGCTTTTCTTTATTTATGGTGGTAATTTAGGTAAACCACAAGGCATTGACTTTCTGATAAGTTCTCTGAATATGTATAAAAATCATGAGGACATATTCTTTCTAATTGTTGGTTCAGGGACAGAATATACAAAGATACAAAAATTCTTGGAAATGAATAAGCCTATGAATATTAGGCTTGAAGCTTATATGCCAAAAGAGCAATACGATGAAGTAGTACGTGCTGCTGACATAGGTTTGATTTATTTAGATGAGCGTTTTACAATTCCAAATATCCCTTCAAGATTGACTGCATATATGGATAATTCAATACCAGTTCTAGCTGTTGCCGATAAAAATACTGACTTGAAAGATATAATTCATGATGCACGGTGCGGATATTACACGCCTTCGGGAAATGAAATATTATTTAAAGAAACAATTGAAAAGATAAAGAATGAAAGAGAATCTTTAAAAAATCTTGGGGAAAATGGTCGTCAATATTTAGAACATTACTTCCATGTTTCAAGATCATATGAAAAGATTATGAAACATTTTAACAGATAG
- a CDS encoding polysaccharide biosynthesis protein, producing MFTNKTLLITGGTGSFGNAVMERFLYTDVKEIRIFSRDEKKQDDMRKLYNNNKLKFYIGDVRDLASVKYAMNGVDYVFHAAALKQVPSCEFFPMEAVKTNVLGTENVLNASIEFGVKKVICLSTDKAAYPINAMGISKAMMEKVFVAKAKTVSPEKTLICGTRYGNVMASRGSVIPLFVEQIKTGKPLTITDPDMTRFLMSLEEAVELVVFAFENANTGDIMVQKSPASTIADLAQAVKEIFNADNELKIIGTRHGEKLFETLLTREEHVVAEDLKGFYRVPADNRDLNYDKYFKEGNEKLSTDEEYNSHNTYRLSIEQIKGKLLELPYIQSELKGWNNK from the coding sequence ATGTTTACAAATAAAACATTACTTATTACAGGCGGCACGGGTTCATTTGGAAATGCAGTAATGGAACGTTTTTTATATACTGATGTAAAAGAAATTCGTATCTTTTCACGAGATGAAAAAAAGCAAGACGACATGCGTAAATTATATAATAATAACAAGTTGAAATTCTATATTGGAGATGTACGAGATCTTGCTAGCGTAAAGTATGCAATGAATGGTGTAGACTATGTTTTTCACGCCGCGGCACTAAAGCAAGTCCCTTCTTGCGAGTTTTTTCCGATGGAAGCTGTGAAAACAAATGTTCTTGGGACTGAAAATGTGTTAAATGCATCAATTGAATTCGGTGTGAAAAAAGTAATTTGCCTTTCAACGGATAAAGCAGCATACCCAATTAATGCAATGGGGATTTCTAAAGCAATGATGGAAAAAGTATTTGTGGCAAAAGCGAAAACTGTTTCTCCCGAAAAAACTCTTATTTGTGGAACAAGATATGGAAATGTTATGGCATCCCGTGGTTCAGTCATACCACTCTTTGTAGAACAAATTAAAACTGGGAAGCCACTGACAATTACAGATCCAGATATGACAAGATTTCTAATGAGTTTAGAAGAAGCGGTTGAACTCGTTGTTTTTGCTTTTGAGAATGCTAATACTGGCGATATAATGGTGCAAAAATCTCCAGCTTCGACAATTGCTGATTTAGCACAAGCAGTAAAAGAAATCTTTAATGCAGATAATGAACTCAAAATCATTGGTACACGTCATGGAGAAAAGCTATTTGAAACTTTACTTACGAGGGAAGAACATGTAGTTGCAGAAGACCTAAAAGGCTTCTACAGAGTACCTGCAGATAATCGTGATCTGAACTATGATAAATACTTCAAGGAAGGTAATGAAAAACTTTCTACGGATGAAGAATATAATTCGCACAATACATATCGACTTTCAATCGAGCAAATTAAAGGCAAGCTTTTAGAACTTCCTTATATACAGAGTGAATTGAAAGGATGGAATAACAAGTGA
- a CDS encoding polysaccharide biosynthesis C-terminal domain-containing protein, which produces MKILVTGAGGFLGKNLVAELKNQGYEDLLLYTRNQTKDDLEAYTKECEFVYHLAGVNRTKNEKEFMAGNYDLTSELLKFLKKHNNKSPVLITSSIQAVKDNPYGISKKAGENLVFKHSEETGSKVYVYRLPNLFGKWSKPNYNTVVATYCYNIARGLDIQVNNPDAELTLSYIDDVLEEFIKALKGTPSIIDNYCYVPITHSINLGDLARIVKSFKETRNKLSIPDMDDALTKKLYSTYLSFLREDDFSYALKMNKDQRGSFTEFIRTPDRGQVSVNISKPGITKGNHWHHTKNEKFLVVSGEGLIRFREIDSNEVIEYRVNGEKLEVIDIPTGYTHSIVNVGKTDLVTVMWVNECFDPDKPDTFYLEV; this is translated from the coding sequence GTGAAAATACTTGTAACTGGTGCAGGAGGGTTCCTCGGTAAAAATCTAGTTGCTGAGCTGAAAAATCAGGGGTATGAAGATTTACTTTTGTATACAAGAAATCAGACAAAAGATGATTTGGAAGCATATACAAAAGAATGTGAATTTGTTTATCACTTAGCTGGAGTTAATAGAACTAAAAATGAAAAGGAGTTCATGGCTGGAAACTATGATTTAACTTCCGAGTTGTTAAAGTTTCTGAAAAAACATAATAACAAATCGCCGGTACTTATCACTTCTTCTATTCAGGCCGTTAAGGATAATCCATATGGGATAAGCAAAAAAGCTGGAGAGAATTTAGTTTTCAAACACTCCGAAGAAACAGGTTCAAAAGTATATGTTTATAGACTTCCTAACCTATTCGGGAAGTGGAGCAAACCAAACTACAACACGGTTGTTGCAACATATTGTTACAATATCGCTAGAGGTCTAGATATTCAGGTTAATAATCCAGACGCAGAACTTACCCTGTCCTATATAGATGATGTTTTAGAGGAGTTTATAAAAGCATTAAAGGGAACCCCATCAATAATAGATAACTATTGTTATGTACCAATAACACATTCAATTAACCTTGGTGATCTGGCAAGGATAGTAAAAAGTTTCAAAGAAACTCGTAATAAATTGAGTATTCCCGATATGGATGATGCGTTAACTAAGAAGCTTTACAGTACTTATTTAAGTTTTTTACGAGAAGATGATTTCTCCTATGCTTTGAAGATGAATAAGGATCAACGAGGTTCTTTTACTGAATTTATTCGAACGCCTGATAGAGGGCAAGTATCAGTTAATATATCCAAACCAGGAATTACAAAAGGGAACCACTGGCATCATACTAAAAATGAAAAGTTTCTAGTCGTTAGTGGAGAAGGACTAATAAGATTTAGGGAAATAGATTCTAATGAAGTTATTGAATACAGAGTGAATGGAGAAAAGCTTGAAGTTATAGATATACCCACTGGATACACTCACTCTATAGTAAACGTAGGAAAAACTGACTTAGTAACGGTAATGTGGGTAAATGAATGTTTCGACCCCGACAAACCAGACACATTTTATTTGGAGGTTTAA
- the wecB gene encoding non-hydrolyzing UDP-N-acetylglucosamine 2-epimerase has product MEKLKVMTIVGTRPEIIRLSETIKACDKYFNHVLVHTGQNWDYTLNEVFFEELGLRQPDHYLNAVGEHLGETMGNIIAKSYEVLKQEKPDALLILGDTNSCMSAVSAKRLKIPIFHMEAGNRCFDQNVPEEINRKIVDHISDINLPYTEHSRRYLLSEGIRKEHIFVTGSPMTEVLNKNMQAIKNSKILSELELEKGKYILISAHREENIDNERNFLSLMNTVNNIAESYKIPIIYSTHPRSWKKIEEMGYEFHPLVRQLKPFGFFDYNHLQLNSFIVLSDSGTLSEESAILGFPGVLIRTSTERPEVLDKGTIVIGGIKEIECIQAVNLCRTMWENQEKTYLANDYKDENVSVKVIKIIQSYTGIINSDIWRKND; this is encoded by the coding sequence ATGGAGAAGTTAAAAGTAATGACGATAGTAGGTACCAGACCTGAAATAATTAGATTATCGGAAACTATAAAAGCATGTGATAAATACTTTAATCATGTGCTTGTTCATACAGGGCAAAACTGGGATTACACATTAAATGAGGTTTTTTTTGAAGAGCTTGGTCTTCGGCAACCGGATCACTACTTAAATGCTGTTGGCGAACATTTAGGAGAAACGATGGGAAATATCATTGCTAAATCTTATGAGGTATTAAAGCAGGAAAAACCTGATGCATTACTAATATTAGGAGATACTAATAGTTGTATGTCTGCGGTTTCCGCTAAACGCTTAAAAATCCCTATTTTCCATATGGAAGCGGGAAACCGATGTTTTGATCAGAATGTGCCAGAAGAAATCAATCGAAAAATAGTAGATCATATTTCTGATATAAATTTACCATATACGGAGCATAGCCGAAGATATCTTCTGTCGGAAGGTATTCGTAAAGAGCATATATTTGTGACTGGCTCACCCATGACAGAAGTGTTAAATAAGAATATGCAGGCAATCAAGAATAGCAAGATTCTTAGTGAGTTAGAACTTGAAAAAGGAAAGTATATTCTCATCTCTGCACACCGTGAAGAGAATATTGATAATGAGCGAAATTTTCTATCATTGATGAATACTGTTAATAATATTGCAGAAAGCTATAAAATCCCTATTATATATTCTACACACCCGCGAAGCTGGAAAAAAATAGAGGAAATGGGTTATGAATTTCATCCGCTAGTTAGACAGTTGAAACCATTTGGTTTTTTTGATTATAATCATCTTCAGCTAAATTCTTTTATAGTTTTGTCTGACAGTGGGACTTTATCTGAAGAATCAGCCATTCTTGGTTTTCCTGGGGTACTAATTAGAACTTCTACTGAACGACCAGAAGTTCTTGATAAGGGAACAATAGTAATCGGGGGAATCAAGGAAATAGAATGCATACAAGCAGTCAATTTATGTCGAACTATGTGGGAAAATCAAGAAAAGACATATTTGGCTAATGATTATAAAGATGAGAATGTTTCTGTGAAAGTTATAAAAATTATTCAAAGTTATACTGGGATTATAAATTCAGATATTTGGAGAAAAAATGATTAG
- a CDS encoding glycosyltransferase family 2 protein encodes MISIIIPLYNVEDYIISCLESLEAQTYKNYELIIVNDGSTDNSYLLVQEYVKRTNMNVLLLSQKNAGVSSARNKGLEYAKGEYVCFIDADDIVDNKYLEIMLTLCCKASCDLIICGLRSVPEEFRENENKIIANTDKTLIMDTQEALKSFLYKKINCGMGSFLVRKEILSDNNVNFSVGFRYSEDQELIWKMINHSKRIAYNEVELYFYRMRKNSAMSIIDSKRTDGLKLMERLEVYFRDYNPVFYEEFRKFGIARWVWATTWQAALGSDDFKNFKFYIDRLNASIYFKKLLLFPDKKVKLSSLLYIISPKIYYYSVKFILPKVFDVRSAVLSKT; translated from the coding sequence ATGATTAGTATAATAATACCGTTATATAATGTTGAAGATTATATTATAAGTTGTCTAGAGTCTTTGGAAGCCCAAACATATAAAAATTATGAATTAATTATAGTTAATGATGGATCAACTGACAATTCCTATCTATTAGTGCAAGAATATGTAAAAAGAACTAATATGAATGTACTTTTATTAAGCCAAAAAAACGCAGGTGTAAGTTCAGCACGCAATAAGGGCCTGGAATACGCTAAGGGAGAATATGTATGTTTTATAGATGCTGATGACATAGTAGACAATAAGTATCTTGAAATAATGCTTACTCTTTGTTGTAAAGCTAGTTGTGATTTAATTATTTGTGGTCTTAGATCTGTACCTGAAGAATTTCGAGAAAATGAAAATAAAATTATCGCTAATACCGACAAGACCTTGATAATGGATACTCAGGAAGCCCTAAAAAGCTTCCTATACAAGAAAATAAATTGTGGAATGGGTTCCTTTTTGGTAAGAAAAGAAATTCTTTCTGATAATAATGTGAATTTTTCTGTGGGATTTAGGTACAGTGAAGATCAAGAGTTAATTTGGAAAATGATTAATCATTCAAAAAGAATTGCTTATAATGAAGTTGAATTATATTTTTATAGAATGCGAAAGAACTCAGCTATGAGTATTATCGATAGTAAGAGAACAGATGGATTAAAGTTAATGGAAAGGTTAGAAGTTTATTTTAGAGATTATAATCCTGTTTTTTACGAGGAGTTTAGAAAGTTTGGAATTGCGAGATGGGTTTGGGCAACTACATGGCAGGCTGCGTTGGGAAGTGATGACTTTAAAAATTTTAAGTTCTATATAGATAGACTTAATGCAAGTATTTATTTCAAGAAATTATTATTATTTCCCGATAAGAAGGTGAAGCTTAGTAGTTTATTATATATTATCTCACCAAAAATATATTATTATAGTGTAAAATTTATTCTTCCGAAAGTTTTTGATGTTCGGAGTGCTGTTTTGAGTAAAACCTAG